The Candidatus Uhrbacteria bacterium genome has a segment encoding these proteins:
- a CDS encoding sugar nucleotide-binding protein, whose amino-acid sequence MKILVFGSKGFIGGRMLETWPEAVGTDARIDDKAAVLKAIDEHKPDAVVNAAGRTGRPNVDWCETHQVETMHDNVIGALILAEACQERGIYMLHLSSGCVFYGDSPDPRGWKEDDHANPSATYSRAKYAAELPLMTYPNVSIVRLRMPIDERPGERNLIDKLAKYKQVIDVTNSVTVIKDLVDVCYQLIQRKATGIFHAVNPGIMRHRDLMSLYRELVDPNHQTEWITEQDLVAKGLATKKRSNNIMQSDRLKALGIEMRPIDIALRDTMMKYAATKRASERPAVPSFLASPQQNMDRNNAPSTTKRMKGVILAGGKGTRLAPLTNITNKHLLPVADKQMVLYPLQTLLDAGIREILIVTGPDHAGHFMNLLGSGSKLGCRLTYRVQDEAGGIPHALALAEDFVGDDHVTVILGDNIFEDNFSAPISSFQSGAVTFYKAVPDAHRFGVVEIDAYGHVISIEEKPQNPKTNFAQAGLYIYDSGVFDIIRHLRPSGRGELEIVDVNNAYLQKRQLVAKPVRGFWTDAGTFESLQRANEYFSKK is encoded by the coding sequence ATGAAAATCCTTGTTTTTGGATCAAAAGGCTTTATCGGCGGGCGCATGCTCGAGACATGGCCGGAAGCCGTAGGGACGGATGCGCGTATCGATGATAAGGCGGCTGTTTTGAAAGCCATCGACGAGCATAAGCCGGATGCCGTCGTGAATGCCGCTGGTCGCACGGGACGGCCGAATGTGGATTGGTGCGAGACGCATCAGGTCGAGACGATGCATGACAACGTGATCGGTGCGTTGATTTTGGCGGAGGCGTGTCAGGAACGCGGAATCTACATGCTGCATCTTTCAAGCGGCTGTGTGTTTTATGGCGACTCCCCTGATCCACGCGGCTGGAAGGAAGATGATCATGCCAATCCGAGCGCGACGTATTCTCGCGCCAAGTACGCAGCCGAGCTTCCGCTCATGACGTATCCAAATGTTTCGATTGTGCGTTTGCGCATGCCGATCGATGAGCGTCCGGGTGAGCGCAATCTCATCGACAAGCTCGCGAAGTACAAACAAGTGATCGACGTGACAAATAGCGTGACCGTTATCAAAGATTTGGTCGATGTTTGCTATCAGCTCATTCAGCGCAAAGCGACGGGTATTTTCCACGCCGTGAATCCGGGCATCATGCGTCATCGTGATTTGATGAGCTTGTACCGAGAACTTGTCGACCCAAATCACCAGACCGAGTGGATTACGGAACAAGATTTGGTTGCGAAAGGATTGGCTACAAAGAAACGTTCCAACAACATCATGCAGAGCGATCGCTTGAAGGCGCTCGGGATTGAGATGCGTCCGATTGATATCGCTTTGCGCGATACGATGATGAAGTATGCGGCTACGAAACGCGCGAGTGAGAGACCGGCTGTGCCGAGTTTTCTCGCAAGTCCTCAACAGAATATGGATCGGAACAATGCACCATCAACAACGAAGCGGATGAAGGGCGTTATTCTTGCAGGCGGAAAAGGTACGCGACTCGCGCCGCTTACAAATATTACGAACAAGCATCTGCTCCCCGTTGCTGATAAGCAGATGGTGCTCTATCCCCTTCAGACGCTGCTTGATGCCGGGATTCGCGAGATCCTGATTGTAACCGGACCTGACCATGCAGGACATTTCATGAACTTGCTCGGAAGCGGTTCCAAACTTGGATGCCGACTTACGTATCGTGTTCAAGATGAGGCTGGAGGCATTCCACATGCACTCGCCTTGGCTGAAGACTTTGTCGGTGATGACCATGTGACCGTCATCCTTGGCGACAATATCTTTGAAGATAATTTCTCGGCTCCGATCAGCTCATTCCAGAGCGGCGCGGTTACTTTCTACAAAGCTGTACCTGATGCACACCGTTTTGGCGTGGTTGAAATCGATGCATACGGACATGTGATCTCGATCGAAGAAAAACCACAAAATCCTAAAACGAACTTCGCGCAGGCTGGCCTCTACATCTATGACAGCGGCGTCTTTGACATCATCCGCCATCTCCGACCATCGGGACGCGGCGAGCTTGAAATTGTCGATGTGAACAATGCGTATTTACAGAAGCGACAGCTCGTCGCTAAGCCGGTCCGTGGATTCTGGACGGATGCGGGAACGTTTGAGAGTCTCCAGCGCGCCAACGAGTATTTCTCAAAAAAGTAG
- a CDS encoding AAA family ATPase → MEKMIPGKKLGSGLVFGKFMPLHDGHIHLLRFAQQSCQRLTILVCSLPTEPIPGEVRFQWVKEMFPAANVVHHYIDIPQDPSEDPNFWSIWNGSIKRHCPDEEFDALFGSEDYGWKMAEKMGIQYIPVNRLRDLVPVSGTAVRTDPMENWKYIPSVVRPYFVKRVCLVGPESVGKSTMAKLLAEKYETPFVDEYARRLLDEYVANRGYKPGEVREEDIATIARGQIVTEDAMARRANRLLFCDTDLITTVYWSDFFFGKCPDWIATEAERRKYDLYILLSPDTPWVDDHQRAMPEQEKREAHHKWLEMELIRRGRPFVKISGNWQQRFDQACKAVDRLLQTKTPA, encoded by the coding sequence ATGGAAAAAATGATCCCGGGAAAAAAGCTTGGCTCCGGCCTCGTCTTTGGAAAATTCATGCCGTTGCATGACGGCCACATCCATCTCCTTCGTTTTGCACAGCAATCGTGCCAGCGTCTTACGATCCTCGTCTGCTCGCTCCCGACAGAGCCGATCCCGGGCGAGGTGCGCTTCCAATGGGTGAAAGAAATGTTTCCCGCGGCCAATGTCGTCCACCACTACATCGATATTCCGCAAGATCCTTCCGAGGACCCAAACTTTTGGTCGATTTGGAACGGCAGCATCAAGCGCCATTGCCCCGATGAAGAATTCGACGCCCTCTTTGGTTCCGAGGACTACGGCTGGAAGATGGCAGAAAAAATGGGAATCCAATATATCCCGGTAAACCGCTTGCGCGACCTGGTACCTGTTTCCGGAACCGCCGTACGCACCGATCCGATGGAGAACTGGAAATATATTCCTTCCGTTGTTCGGCCTTACTTTGTAAAACGTGTCTGTCTCGTTGGTCCGGAATCGGTCGGAAAATCAACCATGGCCAAACTCTTGGCAGAGAAATACGAAACGCCTTTTGTCGATGAATACGCCCGCCGTCTCCTCGATGAATATGTAGCAAATCGCGGATATAAACCAGGTGAAGTTCGTGAAGAAGACATCGCAACCATTGCCCGCGGGCAAATCGTTACGGAAGACGCGATGGCCCGCCGAGCCAACCGTCTCCTATTCTGCGACACCGATCTCATTACAACGGTTTACTGGTCCGATTTCTTCTTCGGTAAATGCCCTGACTGGATTGCGACAGAAGCCGAGCGCCGCAAATATGATCTCTACATCCTCTTATCGCCCGACACGCCTTGGGTCGATGATCATCAACGCGCGATGCCCGAGCAAGAAAAGCGCGAAGCGCATCATAAGTGGCTGGAAATGGAATTGATCCGCCGAGGCCGCCCATTCGTAAAAATTTCTGGCAACTGGCAGCAGCGATTTGATCAAGCCTGCAAAGCCGTCGATCGTCTCCTGCAAACAAAAACTCCCGCCTAG
- a CDS encoding FAD-dependent oxidoreductase: MSKRIVIIGGGFAGLRAAGLLAKRGNDFKVILIDMRHEFTFSPWLIDALAGEKSAKEYTIDLETISKRDGFTFIQGVANRIDREAKTVDVQDEKEMRSIGYDCLINCPGAKTAYYNIPGAKEHSLPLKTTDDVSVIHQRIEDLVAKGTALNIAVVGAGPSGVESLFALRSFVDQACAKAGKPEIAKASAFSLVQGAPQILPGFPNTIVDGSMRELGAKGFRVYLGEPVSEVTSEVVKTSKGSVIPANLVLWCAGIEANLVPVEPTVIADRAGYAIDRNLAIEPMVFSGGDAANYKETNVVIPKNAQTAMPMGLCLAENAARACQDLPPINFTYANRGNLIRLGETGFLDFRLFCVKTSLAPRIRNWFYKIRFTQMDS; the protein is encoded by the coding sequence ATGTCCAAACGTATTGTCATTATCGGAGGCGGTTTTGCTGGATTACGTGCCGCGGGCTTGCTCGCTAAACGCGGTAACGATTTCAAGGTCATCTTGATTGACATGCGCCACGAGTTTACATTCTCGCCTTGGCTTATCGACGCATTAGCGGGTGAAAAATCAGCCAAAGAATACACGATCGACCTTGAAACGATTTCAAAACGCGATGGCTTTACCTTTATTCAGGGTGTTGCGAACCGTATCGATCGAGAGGCAAAAACGGTCGATGTCCAGGATGAGAAAGAGATGCGCAGCATCGGTTATGATTGCCTGATTAATTGCCCTGGCGCAAAGACGGCCTACTATAATATTCCAGGCGCTAAAGAGCATTCATTGCCGCTTAAAACGACTGATGATGTCAGTGTCATTCATCAGCGCATCGAGGATTTGGTTGCCAAAGGAACGGCTCTCAATATCGCTGTTGTAGGAGCGGGTCCAAGCGGCGTTGAAAGCCTGTTTGCGTTGCGATCCTTTGTGGATCAAGCCTGTGCAAAAGCCGGAAAGCCAGAAATAGCCAAGGCTTCCGCCTTTAGTCTCGTGCAGGGAGCTCCGCAAATCTTGCCCGGATTCCCAAATACGATTGTCGATGGATCGATGCGCGAGCTGGGCGCCAAGGGTTTTCGCGTGTATCTCGGTGAACCCGTGTCGGAAGTAACCAGTGAAGTTGTCAAAACGAGCAAGGGCTCCGTTATTCCAGCGAATCTTGTCTTGTGGTGTGCCGGCATTGAAGCGAATCTCGTTCCTGTTGAGCCGACCGTGATCGCGGATCGGGCTGGGTATGCCATCGATAGAAACTTAGCGATTGAACCAATGGTCTTTTCCGGCGGTGATGCCGCGAATTACAAGGAAACGAATGTCGTTATCCCCAAGAATGCACAGACCGCTATGCCGATGGGTCTGTGTTTGGCAGAAAATGCCGCTCGAGCTTGCCAGGATTTGCCACCCATCAACTTTACGTATGCCAATCGAGGTAACTTGATTCGTTTGGGTGAAACAGGTTTCTTGGATTTTCGCTTATTTTGCGTAAAAACATCACTTGCACCACGCATTCGTAATTGGTTTTATAAGATACGCTTCACACAAATGGATAGCTAA
- a CDS encoding peptidoglycan-binding protein — MSATNRIPQDGKFDISFPAGYYIGAVATSTISCSGLTGTLTYSVSGQTITALRVGGTTSTESPSISCLIPDVRNPLISGSAGTYSLRTKSFGDITIDENTAISADSFSSSGTLTSTNVQPTSLAVNATTNNTISFTQALGIPASGTIQVTYPASFVLSSVSGASCSSLDGTITASVSSTTVILTRSGGTAEPAGPQTCTITGVKNPSGAGSAGTYGIATYTSDDLLIEQDASVSADTFTSGSTSGGGGGGGGYSGPITTTFQTSGDTTAIRAQIEARLKTLPVAVHTLIKLPDDKNPKTQEDSAVYYVGADGLRHAFSNSKTYFSWYCDFGGVQVVNASTMASIGLGKNVPYRPGMRLVKFTTDSKVYIVTKGGILRAIPSEAFAKQLLGDTWNKQIDDISDAFYTDYIFGAEAVTVSEFTPSALAKTVTYPSDSLRIIGNTESGVLTSLPVCSTNSPAASQPSTSAFKRPTTIPSGFTFTTNLSTASPSSTEIRYLQYVLIALGSTIYPEQRSTGNFGPATEAALKNFQRANGIEASGQTDAATRNKLNALIK; from the coding sequence TTGAGTGCAACGAACCGTATTCCGCAAGATGGAAAATTTGATATATCATTCCCTGCCGGCTACTACATCGGCGCCGTTGCAACGAGCACGATCTCTTGTAGCGGCTTAACTGGCACACTCACCTATTCTGTCTCGGGACAGACCATAACAGCGCTACGCGTTGGCGGCACCACATCGACGGAGAGCCCTTCCATCTCCTGCTTGATCCCAGATGTCCGAAACCCATTAATCAGCGGTTCTGCTGGAACTTACTCATTGCGCACCAAGTCTTTTGGCGATATCACCATCGACGAGAACACCGCCATCTCCGCGGACAGCTTCTCTTCTTCCGGGACACTTACTTCCACGAACGTTCAGCCGACAAGCCTTGCTGTTAACGCAACAACTAACAACACGATTAGCTTTACTCAAGCGCTTGGTATTCCAGCGAGCGGCACCATTCAAGTCACCTATCCTGCAAGCTTTGTATTGTCCTCCGTTTCAGGCGCCTCATGCTCAAGCTTGGACGGCACTATTACAGCCAGTGTAAGCAGCACAACTGTTATTCTCACCCGTTCCGGAGGCACAGCTGAACCTGCCGGACCCCAAACCTGTACGATCACGGGCGTGAAAAATCCATCAGGCGCAGGGTCTGCTGGTACTTACGGAATTGCTACCTATACATCTGACGACCTGCTGATCGAGCAAGATGCGTCCGTGTCAGCAGATACCTTTACTAGCGGCTCGACGAGCGGCGGTGGAGGCGGAGGCGGAGGTTATAGCGGCCCGATTACCACCACCTTCCAGACATCAGGCGATACGACTGCTATTCGCGCTCAAATCGAGGCGCGCCTCAAAACACTACCAGTTGCCGTACATACACTGATCAAGCTGCCAGACGACAAGAACCCTAAGACGCAAGAAGACAGCGCCGTCTACTACGTGGGCGCTGATGGACTTCGTCACGCCTTCTCAAATAGCAAAACGTATTTTTCTTGGTACTGCGACTTTGGGGGCGTGCAGGTCGTCAACGCCTCGACCATGGCCTCTATCGGACTGGGCAAGAATGTCCCCTATCGACCTGGCATGCGCTTGGTAAAATTTACGACTGACTCCAAGGTCTACATCGTAACCAAGGGAGGTATTCTCCGAGCGATTCCAAGCGAAGCCTTTGCTAAACAACTCCTTGGAGACACGTGGAACAAGCAGATCGATGATATCTCCGATGCCTTCTACACGGATTACATTTTTGGAGCAGAAGCGGTCACGGTGAGTGAATTTACGCCTTCTGCGCTAGCAAAAACCGTTACCTATCCAAGCGATAGTTTGCGTATCATCGGAAATACGGAGAGCGGGGTTCTTACGAGCTTACCGGTCTGCTCGACCAACTCCCCCGCCGCTTCCCAGCCGAGTACCTCAGCATTCAAGCGTCCGACCACCATTCCATCCGGCTTCACCTTCACGACAAATCTCTCAACCGCTTCACCCTCATCAACAGAGATCCGCTATCTCCAATACGTTCTTATCGCTCTGGGTAGCACGATCTATCCCGAGCAGCGGTCAACCGGGAACTTTGGTCCAGCTACGGAAGCTGCCCTCAAAAACTTCCAGCGAGCAAATGGGATTGAAGCTAGTGGTCAAACAGATGCGGCGACACGCAACAAACTCAATGCATTAATCAAATAA
- a CDS encoding nicotinamide mononucleotide transporter: MINLFSIDTTLFTFMGYPMSYLEFFGTILNIWSVYLTAKRKVLSWPVGIVAVILFFILFYQIQLYSDMVEQAYFFVTGFYGWWAWTQVKAGETGKGLKVLRASTRENVIYVAAIAIGTLVLGSLMAQIHTLLPSLFTVPADYPYLDSFTTVMSFAATILMAQKKLECWYLWILVDIIGIGLYYVKDVKFIALEYVVFLVLAVSGLIAWKRALDRHAKAPEVAYPTT, translated from the coding sequence ATGATAAATCTTTTCTCGATCGACACCACGCTCTTCACCTTCATGGGCTACCCGATGAGCTATCTGGAGTTCTTCGGAACCATCCTCAATATTTGGTCGGTCTATCTGACAGCCAAGCGCAAGGTGCTCAGCTGGCCAGTCGGCATCGTCGCCGTAATTCTCTTTTTCATCTTGTTCTATCAAATCCAGCTCTACTCAGACATGGTGGAACAAGCGTACTTCTTCGTTACTGGATTCTACGGCTGGTGGGCGTGGACGCAGGTAAAAGCAGGGGAGACGGGCAAGGGCTTAAAGGTGCTACGAGCTTCAACTCGCGAGAACGTAATCTATGTTGCGGCTATCGCGATTGGAACCTTGGTCCTCGGCTCATTGATGGCTCAGATCCATACGCTCCTCCCTTCGCTTTTCACAGTCCCAGCGGATTACCCATACCTCGATTCCTTCACAACCGTCATGAGCTTTGCAGCTACCATATTGATGGCTCAGAAAAAACTTGAATGCTGGTATCTCTGGATCCTCGTCGACATCATCGGCATCGGGCTCTATTACGTGAAAGATGTGAAGTTTATCGCCCTTGAATACGTTGTTTTCCTCGTTTTGGCTGTCTCGGGCCTTATCGCCTGGAAACGCGCCCTCGATCGTCACGCCAAAGCTCCTGAAGTCGCCTATCCTACCACCTAA